GCAATCAGCATCAGGTCAAGCTCTGGGCGCGCGAGCCCGCAGTCGCATCCGCGATCAACCGCGATCGCCGGAATCCTTTCTACCTTTCCGGCTTCGAGCTTCCATCGAACATCCAGGCGACTACCTCGCTTGAAGACGCGATCGATGGAGCACATTTCGCGCTACTGGTCGTGCCTTCGCACGCAATGCGCCAGATAGTCGCGCAGCTTCGGCCCGGTTTGAGAAGCGAGATCGTCCTGGTCAGTGCGGCTAAGGGTGTTGAGAACAGCACGCTGATGCGCATGGAGGAAGTGGTGGCCGATGTCTTGCGCGACAGGTTTGCGCCGCGATATGTCGCGCTGTCGGGACCGAGCTTTGCGATCGAGGTAGCTAAAGGGGACCCGACCGCGATTGTCGCCGCAAGCAGCAGCCGCGAGTCTAGCGAAATCATCCAGCGTTCGTTGAGCTCGAGCCTGTTTCGCATCTACACCAACACCGACGTCGTGGGCGTCGAACTTGGCGGAGCGGTAAAAAACGTCGTAGCGATCGCGGCGGGCATTGTGCGTGGGTTAGGCTTTGGCACGAACGCGGTGGCAGCGATCATAACGCGCGGGCTTGCGGAGATGACGCGGCTCGCCGTCGCCCAGGGTGCGCGAGTCGAGACGTTGGCGGGACTGGCTGGGCTTGGCGATCTGGTGCTGACGTGCACCGGAGAGCTTTCGCGCAACCGGCACGTCGGAGTCGAGCTGGGTCGCGGGCGCAAGCTCGCGAATATACTCGGCGAAATGAGGGAAGTGGCCGAGGGCGTGAAGTCGACGAAGTCGATCTATGAACTCGGCCGCAGATTGGGAATAGAAATGCCAATCACTGCGAACATCTACGCGCTGCTCTATGAGAACAAGCCCGCTCTCGATGCGGCAAACGAGTTGATGGGCCGCCCGCTCAAGCGAGAGTGAACCGCTGGTTCAGGGTTCCGGGTTCCGGGTTCCGGGTTCCGGGTT
This is a stretch of genomic DNA from Acidobacteriota bacterium. It encodes these proteins:
- a CDS encoding NAD(P)H-dependent glycerol-3-phosphate dehydrogenase yields the protein MTGDPAAPESKRVAVIGAGSWGTALAMVAARNQHQVKLWAREPAVASAINRDRRNPFYLSGFELPSNIQATTSLEDAIDGAHFALLVVPSHAMRQIVAQLRPGLRSEIVLVSAAKGVENSTLMRMEEVVADVLRDRFAPRYVALSGPSFAIEVAKGDPTAIVAASSSRESSEIIQRSLSSSLFRIYTNTDVVGVELGGAVKNVVAIAAGIVRGLGFGTNAVAAIITRGLAEMTRLAVAQGARVETLAGLAGLGDLVLTCTGELSRNRHVGVELGRGRKLANILGEMREVAEGVKSTKSIYELGRRLGIEMPITANIYALLYENKPALDAANELMGRPLKRE